The following proteins come from a genomic window of Pseudomonas hygromyciniae:
- a CDS encoding WD40/YVTN/BNR-like repeat-containing protein, producing MGVGFCRPLASRKFAVLATALSLLGAVAVSTAAQAATEAAEPAVFAIESPKAAKGLMIDVAHAGKRLVAVGDRGHILYSDDQGATWVQAKVPTRQLLTAVFFIDDQHGWAVGHDAKILASTDAGATWTEQFKDLSREAPLLDVLFNDPNHGFAVGAYGALIETTDAGKTWTDVSDRLDNEDQYHLNAIAQVKDAGLFIVGEQGSMFRSSDEGQTWEKLEGPYEGSLFGVIGTAQPKTLLAYGLRGNLFRSTDFGDTWRPVELKAARGTLEFGLSGATLLDDGTLVVVGNGGSVVVSHDDGLTFSVFNRPDRISLSAVTAAGNGDLILVGQGGVRVAEPTGAERKKQ from the coding sequence ATGGGTGTGGGTTTTTGCCGCCCGCTCGCGTCGCGCAAGTTCGCGGTGCTGGCTACAGCGCTCTCGCTGCTGGGGGCTGTCGCGGTGTCGACGGCTGCCCAGGCTGCAACCGAAGCCGCAGAACCTGCGGTATTTGCCATTGAATCCCCAAAGGCCGCAAAAGGCCTGATGATCGACGTCGCGCACGCCGGCAAGCGCCTGGTGGCGGTCGGTGATCGCGGGCATATCCTCTATTCCGATGATCAGGGCGCCACCTGGGTGCAAGCCAAGGTGCCGACCCGGCAGTTGCTCACGGCAGTGTTTTTCATCGACGACCAACACGGCTGGGCGGTGGGGCATGACGCCAAGATCCTCGCCAGCACCGACGCCGGGGCCACCTGGACTGAGCAGTTCAAAGACCTCAGCCGTGAGGCGCCGCTGCTGGACGTGCTGTTCAACGACCCCAACCACGGCTTTGCGGTGGGCGCCTACGGTGCGCTGATCGAGACCACCGACGCGGGCAAGACCTGGACCGATGTCAGCGACCGCCTCGACAACGAAGACCAGTACCACCTCAACGCCATCGCCCAGGTCAAGGACGCGGGCCTGTTTATCGTCGGCGAGCAGGGCAGCATGTTCCGCTCCAGCGATGAGGGGCAGACCTGGGAAAAACTCGAAGGCCCCTACGAGGGCTCGCTGTTTGGCGTGATTGGCACCGCCCAGCCCAAGACCCTGCTGGCCTACGGCTTGCGCGGCAATCTTTTCCGCTCCACCGATTTTGGTGACACCTGGAGGCCGGTGGAGCTCAAGGCCGCCCGTGGCACCCTGGAATTTGGCCTGTCGGGCGCGACTCTGCTCGACGACGGCACCCTGGTGGTGGTCGGCAACGGTGGCAGCGTGGTGGTCAGCCACGACGATGGCCTGACGTTCAGCGTATTCAACCGCCCGGACCGTATTTCACTCTCGGCGGTGACGGCGGCGGGCAATGGCGACTTGATTCTGGTGGGGCAGGGTGGCGTACGCGTCGCCGAGCCCACCGGCGCCGAACGCAAAAAACAATAA